Below is a window of Tolypothrix bouteillei VB521301 DNA.
AATTAGTGGTTCTCCAAAAATAGGCAACAATGTAGATATTGGTGCTAACGTTGTTATTCTCGGTGAAATTACAATTGGCGATAATGCAGTGATTGGCGCTGGTTCTGTTGTTGTCAAAGATGTTCCTATAGGTGCTGTTGTTGCAGGCAATCCGGCAAAAATTATTCGCATGACACATAAAACAGTGTCTTCTATGTTAGTGGTTAGTGGTTAGTAGAACAACCACTAACCAACAACCAACAACTAACAACTAGTAACAAAATTTATGCCAAAAGTTTCCGTTGTAATTCCAGCATATAACTCAATGCAATATCTCCCAGAAACTTTGGAGAGTGTTTTACAGCAAACGTTTACCGATTTTGAAGTATTAATTATTAATGATGGGAGTTCGGATCGTATAATTCAATGGGCTTCTGAGATAGCAGATCCGCGAGTGAAATTGATTTCTCAACAGAACCAAGGCGTATCTGTTGCTCGAAACACGGGTATTGCCAAATCTCAAGGGGAGTACATAGCGTTCTTAGATGCTGATGATTTATGGGAGCAAACCAAATTAGAAAAACAAGCCCGTTGTTTGGATGAGAATCCAGAGATAGGTTTGGTACATACAAGTATGGCTTTAGTGGATTCTCAAGGGAAATTGACAGGAAGAATCATGACTTCTTCCGCACAAGGAAAAGTCTGGAAGGAACTTGTGGAGTCAAATAAAATAGCTTGTTCTTCAGTAATGGTTCGTCGCTGTTGTTTGGAAAAAGCAGGTGGATTTGAACCTAATTTACACTTTGCTGAAGATTGGGATTTATGGATTCGTATCTCCTCTCATTACTCCTTTGCCGTTATCAAAGAACCTCTTTATTACTACAGACAAATTCCTACGAGTTTGTCTAAAAATTTGGCAGTGCTGGAACAATCCTTTGATTTTGTTATAAAGAAGACATTTTGTTCCGTGTCTCAAGAGTTACTATATTTAAAAAACCGCAGTTACGGTTATGCTTACCTCTGTTTGGGGTGGAAAGCTTTGCAAAGTTACGATAAAGATTACAAGCGGGCGATTCAATTTAGTCGCACAGCTCTTGTATACTATCCTCAGCTACGTTACTCTCGCGAGTACATCCGTTTGAGTTTGGCAACAAGAGCATTGCAATTGTTTGGTAATAATGGTTATAGCAAGTTATTAGAACTAGCTTATGCTTTGCGTCGTAAAATCTTAAGTTTGACTGCTATTCGTAGTTCCAAAATTATTGAGAAATCTACTCATTCTGTATAAGTGTCCCTCTAAGTGTCCCTATTTCCGACTCTCCCATCCTTAAAACAATGTTGAACTATAAAAGCCTGGAAAAGCATAATGTAATTCAACAGCAACCGCTAGATTCAAAGGAGCAAGCAAAACTCGCAATCGCGTTATTGCATTGTATGGATTTGATTGATGATTTTTTAGATCATATTGATATTTCTTTTGAGACTTATTGTCATGAGTTTGTTGGGAGCTGGATGTTCGGCTACATCAAAGCCTTGAAAAGAGTGGGTGTCAGGACAATATTGTTCTGCATTTCTGCTCGTTTTACTGAAGTTTCGCGTTTTACCCACGTCCCTAGCGGTGCTACAATATGTGTAATACCTGCGCCTAAAAGCTATATGGCTTACCGTGCAGTTCGACGGAAAGCGCTCAGTGT
It encodes the following:
- a CDS encoding glycosyltransferase family 2 protein, which encodes MPKVSVVIPAYNSMQYLPETLESVLQQTFTDFEVLIINDGSSDRIIQWASEIADPRVKLISQQNQGVSVARNTGIAKSQGEYIAFLDADDLWEQTKLEKQARCLDENPEIGLVHTSMALVDSQGKLTGRIMTSSAQGKVWKELVESNKIACSSVMVRRCCLEKAGGFEPNLHFAEDWDLWIRISSHYSFAVIKEPLYYYRQIPTSLSKNLAVLEQSFDFVIKKTFCSVSQELLYLKNRSYGYAYLCLGWKALQSYDKDYKRAIQFSRTALVYYPQLRYSREYIRLSLATRALQLFGNNGYSKLLELAYALRRKILSLTAIRSSKIIEKSTHSV